Below is a genomic region from Medicago truncatula cultivar Jemalong A17 chromosome 3, MtrunA17r5.0-ANR, whole genome shotgun sequence.
ATGTAACATCTAAATTCTATATGATTGAATTATTTGCGTAAATTATTGCTTTTAGAGTTTAAGGTGTTACACCGTCTACCTTTGCTTTTCAGGTCATCGCCCTCCCAGCTCCTAACTACACGGACGGACCTGACAATACTGTTTGGGGAGGAACCAACACTAGGAAATTCACAATTCAAAGTGCCTATGAATCTCTAAACAATAGAGCTCAGTCTATCGAGGGAGAATGGAAGGCCTTGTGGAGTTGGAAAGGCCCTCATAGAATTCAAACTTTTATGTGGATGGCGGCTCATGAGTGACTTCTCGCTAATTATCGTAGGAGCAAATAGGGTGTCGGAATATCTACCACATGCTCTGGATGTGATAAAAACAATGAAACCACTATTCATGTTTTGCGGGATTGCCCTATAGCAACACAAACTTGGATAAGGTTAGTCCCTTCAAATCaaatctctaattttttttcatttaactgCAGGATTGGATCTTCGAGAATATCAATCATCAGCTGCATGGTATTCAGAATAAAAACTGGAGAACAACTATTTTAGTGGTTTGCAGGCACATATGGATGTGGAGGGAGGAACAAAACTGTTTTTTAGGATGATTTTCGTCGTCCGACTGACCCAATGTATGCTATTCCCAAAATGGTTGAAGACATTGATAACTACTCCCACCATCCTGTGAAAACTCACCAACACGAtactatttttattggttggtaaAGATCTCAGGACGGGTAGGCTAAGCTTAATTGTGATGAAGCATACAAGGAATCCTTGGGTCTAGCCGGTTGTGGTGGTCTATTTTGGAACTCAGATGGTAGATGGCTTAAAGGGTACACTCGCAAAATCGAAAATTGTGACGCGCTTTGGGCTGAAATGTGGGAAATGTACTTGGGAATGCAGTTTGCTTAGAGACATGGTTTCCACCATCTTCAAGTGGAAAGTGACTCAAAAACTATGGTTGACATGATCACAGGGAAAATTAATATCAATGGCAATTCGTCCACCTTGGTGCGCCGTATACATGAGCTCTTAAAGTTGAATTGGCTGGTGCATTTCAATCATACATGGCGAGAAGGAAACACGAGTGCTGATTGGGTACCTAATCTTAATTTTTCTATATACTATTTTAACATTCATGTTATGGATACACCTCCTAGTGAGGTCTCTAGCCTCcttttttatgacatttatGGGGCTAGCATTCCTAGAAACATTCATGTAACTTTGTAGTTCTTTTCGTTTTCTGTACGTCAGCCCTCTTTTATTACCCAAAATTTTTTACTCTTTCCATTTCTTTTTGAGTGTCATCTTATATTACTCAGATTAATTAAGtgatttttttgagtttttttttattctaatgtACCTTCATTTTAATTCACcaatattttttgtgtgtgtgtataaaGAGTCTCTTTTTCCAATAAACATGATCTTAACTATTATAGGGAATCAAATTTAGTTTTATGGAAGTTTAAGTTTttacataacaaaaacaaacgaacTTTGTTTAAAAGAAGCTttgtataaaaagaaaattatttttagttttattaaaaaggaGTAAGTAGGTGTAATTGAGAAAAAAGTATCAACGACAAATTATACCAATAAACTATCAAAATGGCAGCTaaatagaaacaacaaaaatatactcAAACGACactaaaaataaacataaggaaTATAACACACACATATGGTGTGGGCGAAAAGCActtttaataatgataataaataaaccAAACGATTGAAATCAAGTAGTTACTGAGCTTCACACGAATAATATGTGTTTGATTCctggtgaaaaaaaaaacataaaaagataattaatataACTATGACTATTtcttttatcaatatttttattataaaatatttcatattcATAACATCTATGTGGAAATATTTAATAAGGAATAAAGTCATTATGACCTCTAATTTTAGTTTACAAAATCTTGTTATAGAGAGTTTTGTTGGAAAAACCAAGATTATAAGTAACCAAAATATTGACAACAAATAATGTAAAGCATAACAAAAACGTGTTAATTGATGTGTAAATGTTGAACAATATCAGCTAAATATCGAACATCACAGTTTTACAAGAATAAAAATAGTAAAGCGGTTTATAGGTTAACAAATTAGAAAGATTGTTATATAAAGctgattaatttcatttttcaagcATATTCTAATATCAAtcctttttgtattttttcataACATGGTGATGATATTCATTATCTTTGCCATCACCTTCACATATTGTTTTTTAGGAAATGTTGTTTCAATTTCTAATGGCAATGAGATTTTTGTTCGAGATGAGATATATGCCAATTCTTTACCTTACGAAGCCATCTTTAATTTTGGTGATTCTATAAGTGACACCGGAAATGCTGCTGCATTCAGTAACAAAACTATGCCTGACAATAGTCCTTATGGCTCAACTTACTTCAAACATCCATCTGGACGTTTATCGAATGGACGACTGATCATAGATTTTATAGGTAATATTACTCTTCTTTTGTTCGATAAGATTTTCTAAcatgaaagtaaaaaaagaaaaaatatgaaaatgctAGAAAGTGGTATAACATGCTCTAGTTAATATAGTTTGTTAGAATCGTTCCAAATTATTAAATCTTAatgttaatatatttatgattGAAAAATTTACAACATTGTACTCATTTTAATTGTAGCTGAGGCATATGGATTACCATTTTTGCCGGCATATATGAATGTCAACAATAGCCAAGAAGACATGAAGAAAGGAgtaaattttgcattttcagGTGCTAGTGCACTTAAAAAGATTTATTTCGCTCGTCGTGGAATCATAGAACCACAAACAGATCATTCATTGAGTGTGCAATTTGAGTGGTTTAAGAAACTAAAGCCATTCATGTGTAAAAGCAAAAAAGGTTTCATTATAACTCCCtacatattttgtttgttttaaatatataaatcttcCTCATGAAATAACACAATTTTTGTTATGATGTGTGACAGAATGCACTAGCTACttcaaaaaatcattgtttatagTGGGAGAGATTGGTGGGAATGATGTTCTACAGTATATCTCatctaaaaagtttaaaaaaataagaaaagttgTTCCCTATTTGGTTGAATCTATTACACATACCACCATCGTATGTTTTATCAACTTTAAGTACTTGAATGTCTTCTTTAACCATAAAAACTAAGCTCCATTAAATATATgacaaaatgaatattattctTGGCTAAATGTaatagtgatttttttcttctattttttttttatcttcagtCATTAATCAAAGAAGGAGCCGTGGAGCTAGTGATTCCTGGAAACTTTCCAATTGGGTGTAATGCTGGAGTGTTGACAAATGTGATTAGTACGAAGAAAGAAGACTATGATGAACTTGGGTGCCTGATAGCTTACAATGCTTTCGCCGAATACTACAATGAACAACTTAAAAATTCTATAGAGACATTAAGACATAAATACCCTCAAGCTAAGATAATATATTTTGACTACTACAACAATCTCAAACGTTTATATCAAACACCACAACAATATGGTGTGTTGAGTTACtattatattttcttgtttattttaccataatttatttttgtcaaattcatTAAACGTCATTTTATGTAAATTAATGATGCAGGTTTTATTTCTGATAAGGAAGAGATTTTGAAAGCATGTTGTGGAGGAAGTGGACCATACCATGTTAATCTTGAAATATTTTGTGGAACGGGTAGCTCAACAGTTTGCCCCGACccttcaaaatatataaattgggATGGCTCACACTTAACTGAAGCATCATATAAGTTAATAGCAAAGGGACTAGTTGAAGGCCCTTTTGCAAATCCTTCCCTTAAAACTCCTCTTTTCAATATAGCTTAGAATTGGTGAAGAAAAAAGTTGCACTTCATACATCATTTTACCAAAAGTGGTTGGATATAGTACAATGGGCTAGTTCCTACAACATGGAAATCAATGTTCGAATCTAGACCGAGAGATGTGCCTATATTTAGCATCCAACGGTGTTTTCAATATGATTTACCTTCAGCGGAGGAAACCTATGGAAGCTAAACAAATCATAAGCAAAATATTAGTTTACTTTTCGCATGATTGATAATCTCATTGTGATTTGGTTCGTAtctccaaaaaataatttatcattGAAAATCGAATGAAATATGTATTCTtcaatattctttaaaaagtaATGTATTATGTGATATTCTTTATTTTTGGAATAATATAGATTTTTCTCCACTTTATCATAATATATCTTTGAAACTCAAAACAGTGAAGAACCTTGACCTATAAATTATGAATACCGTGCTTATCTACTATTACTTTCAAATTGTTGATTGTCATTACCAAATTTTCTACATTGagttctaaaataaaatcatacccacatttattttatatacttgTTTTAGTTTCtctgaaataaaatattaataattatacaTGTTTCTCTCCCCCTATCTATCTAGTAgaaaactcttttattttttgaacaaacattTAGGACGACAAAAATTAGTtgtcttttaaaatatattctcaCTCATGTTTAGTCATATCCTCAATAATGGTGAAAATGAGATTGGTCATATCTACATAAAAGCATTTTATCATAACATATATCACATTTATATCAAGTAGCACATAACACTACTAGAAAATTTGGTTTTAGCGACGATCGGAATCCGTTCCCAAATAGGCTACATTCCGGCGCAAATGTTTTTCTGACAGGTTTTGCGACGCAGACAATATCCGTCGTAATATTGGGGGTCGGAAAAACATCTTTCACAATTTATTATTGCGACGCAGACAATATCCGTCGTAATATTCGGAAGGTTTACATTTAGTCACAAACATCAAAACTCCGATGCTAAATCTCTCTTAATATGGATATTTGAAACACAGATACTCGTCACTGATAATTGGTGCAATAAATATCTATCACAATTTTCTGAGGTAAAAAAACTGTTGCAAATTTCTGAGAGAATACTCCCGTTGTTAAATTTCTGCGAATTTGATTAGCATCGCAGAGAAGGCCGACACTACTCTGCAAGACAAAAATTTGCGGCTTTTAGATTTTCCGtcgcaaataatttttttttgttttgccttAAAATTAGTTTAGGGAATTTCTCAATTCTTTCTCAAAACACTTTTGGAATATAAGACAAGGTGAACCACAAATATCACAACTTTTAAGAAAACATAATACGATAAAAATCACATTGATAATTGTTGAAAAACCTTTTTGGTTGCGTTCACAAGAATCACACTACTTATCTTTTGcttcaaaatatattgaaataattacTAAATAGTATTAACCATATGAATTTGATCAACAATCCAGATGATCTTTGGTCTAAGGTCCTCTATTATTAGTATGGAAGGAACAATGACCTTAGGATTACTATCAATTCTCAACCATATGATTCTCCTTTGGAATACATTATCAGACATATGGGAAAATTTTCAGCAGAATATTATGT
It encodes:
- the LOC25490881 gene encoding GDSL esterase/lipase At5g45910, whose amino-acid sequence is MVMIFIIFAITFTYCFLGNVVSISNGNEIFVRDEIYANSLPYEAIFNFGDSISDTGNAAAFSNKTMPDNSPYGSTYFKHPSGRLSNGRLIIDFIAEAYGLPFLPAYMNVNNSQEDMKKGVNFAFSGASALKKIYFARRGIIEPQTDHSLSVQFEWFKKLKPFMCKSKKECTSYFKKSLFIVGEIGGNDVLQYISSKKFKKIRKVVPYLVESITHTTISLIKEGAVELVIPGNFPIGCNAGVLTNVISTKKEDYDELGCLIAYNAFAEYYNEQLKNSIETLRHKYPQAKIIYFDYYNNLKRLYQTPQQYGFISDKEEILKACCGGSGPYHVNLEIFCGTGSSTVCPDPSKYINWDGSHLTEASYKLIAKGLVEGPFANPSLKTPLFNIA